The following coding sequences are from one Saccharomyces eubayanus strain FM1318 chromosome VII, whole genome shotgun sequence window:
- the VID30 gene encoding glucose-induced degradation complex subunit VID30 has protein sequence MSEYMDDVDREFINCLFPRYLLQQPVAYDLWILYLQHRKLFHKLKNTSLISVDENSNSVGVGRAKLTASTRKEIWSKLMNLGVLGTISFEAVNDDYLIQVYKYFYPDVNDFTLRFGVKDSSRNSIRFMKTSTEIGKTAQELLEPVLSEREMALNSNTSLDNANNADEEDDDDDGDDDDDEDDDDADDDDESDLESLEGEVDTDTGDDDADESNHHEEGEEGGEEGADTNVPNVHQSGGGISDPWLYQRSRSSVTIEEAGPRNLWSTADKNANLQYYPPDQSSSSSFSSPRVSSGNGKHDNETVEGLSSNDNKKKNTMIPDIYKILGYFLPSRWQVQPNNSLQISQDGITHLQPNPDYHSYMTYDRSSTSSASARNRLRTSFENTGKVDFAVTWANKSLPDNKLTIFYYEIKILSVTSTESAENSNIVVGYKLVENELMETNVKKNASRSSVTGSNSSLGGGNNAASNRPPSTSFTTESSQRRDYIYEGGVSAISLNVDGSIAKCQKYGFDLNVFGFCGFDGLITNSTEQSKEYAKPFGRDDVIGCGINFIDGSIFFTKNGIHLGNAFTDLNDLEFVPYVALRPGNSIRTNFGLNEDFVFDIIGYQDQWKSLTYQQICRGRQINVSIDEFESDESEDEKENENGRGKAKSASIDEDLMDIDQEDGVAIHQHSKTPDNKNDDNSKFLLGEDSRFVNGKLTRPDVDEINTLKMDDGSLPNTLNVMINDYLIHEGLVDVAKGFLKDLQKDTVDIIGQHSESKSVIRHNERQIMKEERMVKIRQELRYLINKDQISKCIDYINREIPDLLKNNLELVFELKLANYLVMIKKSSSKNDDEIEDLILKGQELSNEFIYDTKIPQALRDRFSGQLSNVSALLAYSNPLVEAPKEISGYLTDEYLQERLFQVTNGTILTFLHKDSECALENVISNTRAMLSTLLEYNAFGSANSSDPRYYKAINFDEDVLNL, from the coding sequence ATGTCTGAATATATGGACGATGTAGACAGGGAGTTTATCAACTGTTTGTTCCCGAGGTATTTGCTGCAACAACCTGTGGCTTACGATTTATGGATTTTATACTTGCAACATAGGAAACTTTTCCACAAGCTAAAAAATACAAGTTTAATTAGTGTTGATGAGAATTCCAATTCAGTCGGCGTGGGCAGGGCAAAGTTAACGGCTTCAACAAGGAAGGAAATTTGGTCAAAATTAATGAATTTAGGTGTGCTAGGTACAATCTCATTTGAAGCTGTCAATGACGATTATTTGATTCAAGTTTATAAGTACTTTTATCCAGATGTTAATGATTTTACTTTGAGGTTTGGTGTCAAAGATTCAAGTAGGAATTCAATTCGGTTTATGAAAACCTCCACAGAGATTGGGAAAACTGCTCAGGAACTATTAGAACCTGTTCTATCGGAACGTGAAATGGCACTTAACTCCAACACTAGTCTCGATAACGCCAACAATGCcgatgaagaggatgatgatgatgatggtgatgatgacgacgatgaagatgatgacgatgccgatgatgatgatgagtCCGACTTGGAAAGTCTCGAAGGAGAGGTGGATACCGATACAGGCGATGACGATGCCGATGAGTCCAATCATCACGAAGAGGGCGAAGAAGGAGGAGAAGAAGGCGCCGATACTAATGTGCCCAATGTGCATCAGAGCGGTGGAGGAATTTCTGACCCGTGGTTATACCAAAGATCTAGATCATCCGTCACTATAGAAGAAGCAGGACCGAGGAACTTGTGGAGTACAGCGGACAAGAATGCTAATCTGCAATACTACCCTCCTGATCAGTCatcctcatcttctttttcttctcccAGAGTTTCGTCTGGTAACGGCAAGCACGACAACGAGACAGTAGAAGGATTGTCCAGTAATGataacaagaagaaaaacacaATGATTCCTGATATTTATAAAATACTTGGGTATTTTTTACCTTCTAGATGGCAAGTTCAACCAAACAACAGTCTTCAAATATCTCAGGACGGTATCACCCATTTACAACCGAACCCAGACTATCATTCGTACATGACTTATGATAGATCGAGTACTTCGTCTGCTTCAGCAAGGAATAGACTTAGGacttcttttgaaaatacGGGGAAGGTGGACTTTGCCGTTACTTGGGCCAATAAATCGTTGCCAGACAATAAATTAACAATATTTTATtatgaaatcaaaattttaagTGTAACAAGTACAGAAAGTGCTGAAAATAGCAATATCGTTGTTGGATATAAACTAGTGGAAAACGAATTAATGGAAACTAacgtaaagaaaaatgctTCTCGCTCAAGTGTGACTGGTTCTAATAGCAGCCTAGGTGGTGGTAATAATGCTGCTTCCAATAGGCCACCTTCTACTTCCTTTACCACGGAAAGCTCCCAAAGGCGTGATTATATCTATGAAGGGGGCGTTTCAGCAATATCACTAAATGTGGATGGCTCTATAGCCAAGTGCCAGAAATATGGGTTTGATTTGAATGTATTCGGCTTTTGTGGGTTTGATGGCTTAATAACCAATTCAACAGAACAATCAAAGGAGTACGCTAAACCCTTTGGTAGAGATGACGTTATTGGCTGTGGTATAAATTTTATTGACGgttcaattttctttacgAAAAACGGTATTCATCTAGGTAACGCATTTACAGATTTGAACGATTTAGAATTTGTGCCGTATGTGGCATTGAGACCTGGGAATTCCATTAGGACTAATTTTGGTTTGAATGAAGATTTCgtctttgatattattgGATACCAGGATCAATGGAAAAGTCTAACCTACCAACAGATTTGTCGCGGACGTCAAATTAACGTTTCCATTGACGAATTCGAATCTGATGAAAGCGAAgatgagaaagaaaatgaaaatggtCGTGGCAAGGCAAAATCAGCAAGTATTGATGAAGATTTAATGGATATTGATCAAGAAGACGGTGTCGCAATTCATCAGCACTCTAAGACACCTGACAATAAAAATGACGACAACTCAAAGTTCCTTTTAGGAGAGGATAGTAGATTTGTAAACGGAAAATTAACCAGGCCAGATGTTGACGAGATCAATACCCTGAAAATGGATGATGGTTCACTACCTAATACATTAAATGTGATGATAAATGATTACTTGATTCATGAAGGGTTAGTTGATGTTGCAAAGgggtttttgaaagatttacAGAAGGATACTGTTGATATTATCGGGCAACACTCTGAAAGTAAATCCGTGATCAGACACAATGAAAGACAAATCATGAAAGAAGAACGCATGGTGAAGATAAGACAAGAATTAAGGTATTTGATAAACAAAGATCAAATTTCCAAATGCATCGATTACATCAACCGTGAAATACCGGATTTATTAAAGAATAACTTGGAACTAGTTTTTGAGTTAAAGTTAGCAAACTATTTGGTGATGATTAAGAAAAGCTCATCCAAAAATGACGATGAAATAgaagatttgattttgaaaggGCAGGAATTGTCCAACGAATTTATTTATGATACCAAGATTCCACAAGCTTTAAGAGATAGATTCAGCGGACAATTAAGCAACGTCTCTGCATTATTAGCATATTCCAATCCCCTTGTGGAAGCgccaaaagaaatatcaGGATACTTAACAGATGAATACCTGCAGGAAAGACTATTTCAAGTTACCAACGGCACAATACTGACATTTTTACATAAGGATAGCGAATGTGCGTTAGAGAATGTAATATCAAACACGAGAGCCATGCTTTCCACATTACTTGAATATAATGCCTTTGGTTCAGCTAATTCGTCCGATCCAAGGTATTACAAAGCTATTAACTTCGACGAAGATGTGCTGAATTTATAA
- the MTC3 gene encoding Mtc3p, with protein MIRQSVVRLAGKRSLGTYQPPVVEITNIKNSWPTLRPEVRDEIREYVRWRMEEDWRHLPLEEIKAAYFLSYGPCGGRSKGNQWNVGYTGMRMAFNLVLFGGAATAFYNWKQDKKLEERLNGLV; from the coding sequence ATGATAAGGCAAAGTGTTGTGCGGTTAGCAGGGAAGAGATCTCTGGGCACGTATCAACCACCGGTAGTGGAAATCACGAACATCAAGAATTCATGGCCCACTTTACGGCCTGAAGTTAGGGATGAAATCAGAGAGTATGTACGATGGAGAATGGAAGAAGATTGGAGGCACCTACCGCTAGAGGAGATCAAAGCCGCATATTTCTTATCTTATGGTCCCTGTGGTGGTAGATCCAAGGGCAACCAATGGAATGTAGGGTACACTGGAATGCGAATGGCGTTTAATCTTGTTTTGTTCGGTGGTGCAGCCACTGCGTTTTATAACTGGAAGCAAGACaaaaaactggaagaaCGTCTGAACGGACTTGTATAA